In one window of Candidatus Methanoplasma cognatum DNA:
- the nifV gene encoding homocitrate synthase: protein MKTAEEVNNILEKFDVCVCDTTLRDGEQAAGIVFSNVEKYRIAQLLDEAGVQQIEAGIPAMGADEKRAVKHIAHMKLNASVLGWNRANIDDINTSIDCDVDSVAISLSSSDIHIEHKLKKSREWILEQVDKCVSHAKSHGLYISCNGEDASRADMDFLLEFARTAKAAGADRFRYCDTIGREDPFTCAERVGRIIKEVGIEVEMHTHDDFGMATANCIAGVKAGARFLSTTVMGIGERSGNTPLEEAVMACKHLFNKNTGIDSLKLKPLAEFVSMASRREIGISKPFLGANCFAHEAGIHADGIIKDAKNYEPYDPSEVGLERRIVIGKHSGRNTIVTDLSHRGITLSDQEAIDLLERVRKGAVKLHRSISSDELYTMYKDMLAGEDPFDD, encoded by the coding sequence ATGAAAACGGCAGAAGAAGTTAATAACATACTTGAGAAATTCGACGTGTGCGTCTGCGACACCACGCTCAGAGATGGGGAGCAGGCGGCAGGGATCGTATTCTCCAACGTAGAAAAATACAGGATAGCCCAGCTTTTGGACGAAGCGGGCGTTCAGCAGATAGAAGCGGGCATTCCCGCGATGGGAGCCGATGAAAAGAGGGCGGTCAAGCACATAGCACACATGAAGCTCAATGCTTCGGTGCTCGGATGGAACCGCGCTAATATCGACGATATAAACACAAGCATAGACTGCGACGTCGATTCCGTCGCCATCTCACTGTCCTCTTCAGATATCCATATCGAGCACAAACTGAAGAAAAGCAGAGAATGGATCCTTGAACAGGTAGACAAATGCGTTTCACACGCTAAATCCCACGGTTTATATATCTCATGCAACGGGGAGGATGCCTCCAGGGCGGATATGGACTTCCTGCTTGAGTTCGCGAGGACCGCCAAGGCCGCCGGCGCGGACAGGTTCAGATACTGCGATACGATCGGCAGGGAGGACCCGTTCACATGCGCGGAAAGAGTGGGGCGTATCATCAAAGAGGTCGGGATAGAGGTTGAGATGCATACCCACGACGACTTCGGCATGGCGACCGCCAACTGCATAGCGGGGGTCAAGGCAGGAGCAAGGTTCCTCAGCACGACCGTCATGGGCATAGGCGAAAGGTCGGGCAACACGCCTCTCGAAGAGGCCGTCATGGCATGCAAGCATCTGTTCAACAAAAACACCGGCATAGATTCGCTGAAACTTAAGCCGCTGGCAGAGTTCGTGTCGATGGCCTCCAGAAGGGAGATCGGCATCTCCAAACCATTCCTGGGGGCCAACTGCTTTGCGCATGAGGCCGGGATCCACGCTGACGGCATAATAAAGGATGCCAAGAACTATGAGCCGTACGATCCGAGCGAGGTAGGTCTTGAGAGGAGGATCGTGATAGGTAAGCACTCCGGAAGGAATACCATCGTCACCGACCTGTCGCACAGGGGGATCACCCTCTCCGATCAGGAGGCCATCGACCTCCTGGAAAGAGTGAGGAAAGGCGCCGTGAAGCTTCACAGAAGCATCTCCTCCGACGAACTGTACACAATGTACAAGGATATGCTGGCCGGCGAAGACCCGTTCGACGATTAA
- the pth2 gene encoding peptidyl-tRNA hydrolase Pth2 — translation MFRILGLRDEDFKMVILMRNDLKMGRGKIAAQAAHAAVNCALSIKKKDSSAFDKWMLSGQTKIVLRVDSERELFDFKAVADVQGLNNSVVCDAGRTQLEPGTYTCLGIGPAASSVLDKITGELKML, via the coding sequence ATGTTCCGCATCTTGGGTCTGCGCGATGAAGACTTCAAAATGGTCATACTGATGAGAAATGACCTGAAGATGGGCAGAGGGAAGATCGCTGCACAGGCTGCGCACGCGGCCGTAAACTGCGCCCTCAGCATCAAGAAGAAGGATTCCTCAGCATTCGACAAATGGATGCTGAGCGGCCAGACAAAGATAGTCTTGAGGGTTGACTCCGAGAGGGAGCTTTTCGATTTCAAGGCGGTGGCCGACGTCCAGGGCCTGAATAACTCGGTCGTCTGCGACGCGGGGAGAACTCAATTGGAGCCTGGGACATATACGTGCCTCGGGATAGGTCCCGCCGCATCCTCCGTTCTGGATAAGATAACTGGCGAACTGAAGATGCTTTGA
- the carB gene encoding carbamoyl-phosphate synthase large subunit, whose protein sequence is MKKDYKKLMVIGSGPIVIGQAAEFDFSGSQACRSLKEEGYNTVLVNSNPATIQTDPETADSVYIEPLRASVVAKIIEKEGVDGILSGMGGQTALNICSELADSGVLESLGVSLIGTQPDAIAMSEDRELFKETMERIGEPVPLSRSVNTIQEAIEAANFIGKYPLLIRPAYTLGGTGGGIAYDEQELIEICARGLAYSRIHQVLIEESVLGWKEYEYEVMRDSKDNCIIVCNMENLDAMGIHTGESIVCAPCLTLSDKDHQRLRTASLKVIKALGIEGGCNVQFAFNPENGDYRLIEVNPRVSRSSALASKATGYPIARVATKVAVGYTLDEIQNRITGTTYAAFEPAIDYVVVKIPRWPFDKFRTVDRHLGTQMKSTGEIMSIGRTFEEALLKGLRSLEIGVKGLDSVDMTDEEIAAELTHATDKRIFAMGEALRKGWDPEKVADMTKWDIFFVRKLGNIVAMEKKIKDGPLTPGILKEAKYMGFSDEKISELTGAPEPDVRKRRTSDGLTPVYRMVDTCAAEFAAGTPYFYSTYGISSEVKRDDSRKKVLIIGGGPIRIGQGIEFDYCCVHGVMALQEEGVRAVIINNNPETVSTDYDVSDCLYFDPITMEDVLNVIEAEDIDGVIVQYGGQTSVNLAVDLDEALAGTKTKVLGTSPDNMDVAEDRRRFSKLMDDLRIKQPMSGTGYSFEEAKGIAESIGYPVLVRPSYVLGGRAMEIVYSTGELQTYVETAVRVSRNHPILIDKYLTEAIEIDVDVVSDGKDVYIGGIMEHIEYAGCHSGDATMVLPPFTLSKEIIDGIVEITYKVALALEIKGLMNLQLAVKDNEIYMIEANPRASRTVPFISKATGIPLAKIGTKIMLGKTLKDFGLSGYKEIDHYAVKASVFPFLKLPGVDSILTPEMKSTGEVMGIDQDFDIAYYKALTAAGNKLPTEGGVYVTVNDSDKERVLPVARELSEMGFTIYATKGTSTHLRENGVETTTVFKIDDNMKPNAIGLMREGRINLIINTPSQKSGPVRDGHKMRRLAVELEIPFLTTIQGADAAVGAIKVAKDQNFMVRSMKEFHTL, encoded by the coding sequence ATGAAGAAGGATTACAAGAAGCTAATGGTGATAGGATCCGGCCCCATAGTCATCGGCCAGGCGGCGGAGTTCGATTTCTCCGGGAGCCAGGCTTGCCGCTCGCTGAAAGAAGAAGGCTACAACACCGTGCTGGTCAATTCCAACCCCGCGACGATACAGACGGACCCGGAGACGGCCGACAGTGTTTACATAGAGCCGCTCCGGGCGTCAGTGGTCGCAAAGATAATCGAGAAGGAGGGGGTGGACGGCATCCTTTCCGGAATGGGCGGACAGACCGCCCTGAACATATGTTCGGAGCTTGCGGACAGCGGGGTGCTGGAAAGCCTGGGCGTATCGCTGATAGGGACCCAGCCGGACGCAATCGCGATGTCGGAGGACCGTGAGCTTTTCAAGGAGACCATGGAGAGGATAGGGGAACCGGTCCCTCTGAGCAGAAGCGTGAACACCATCCAGGAAGCCATCGAGGCCGCGAATTTCATAGGGAAATACCCTCTGCTGATCAGGCCGGCATATACGCTCGGCGGAACGGGAGGCGGGATAGCGTATGACGAGCAGGAGCTCATAGAGATATGTGCCAGAGGGCTTGCTTACTCACGCATACATCAGGTGCTGATAGAGGAGAGCGTCCTCGGATGGAAAGAGTACGAGTACGAAGTGATGAGAGACTCCAAGGACAACTGCATCATCGTATGCAACATGGAGAACCTGGACGCAATGGGTATACACACGGGGGAGAGCATCGTGTGCGCCCCGTGCCTTACATTATCGGATAAGGACCACCAGAGGCTGAGGACGGCCTCTCTGAAGGTCATAAAGGCGCTCGGGATAGAGGGAGGATGCAACGTACAGTTCGCTTTCAACCCGGAGAACGGAGATTACAGGCTGATAGAGGTGAACCCCCGCGTATCAAGATCGTCTGCTTTGGCGTCGAAGGCAACCGGATATCCCATAGCGAGAGTGGCGACGAAGGTCGCGGTCGGGTACACACTGGATGAGATACAGAACAGGATAACCGGCACGACCTACGCCGCTTTTGAACCGGCCATCGACTATGTCGTTGTAAAGATACCCCGCTGGCCCTTCGACAAGTTCAGAACCGTAGACAGACACCTGGGGACGCAGATGAAGAGTACCGGGGAGATAATGTCCATCGGCCGTACTTTCGAGGAGGCGCTCCTGAAAGGATTAAGGTCATTGGAGATAGGCGTCAAAGGCCTTGACAGCGTCGATATGACCGATGAGGAGATAGCCGCCGAGCTCACCCACGCCACAGATAAACGCATATTCGCGATGGGGGAGGCGCTGAGAAAAGGCTGGGACCCTGAAAAGGTCGCCGATATGACAAAGTGGGATATCTTTTTTGTAAGAAAGCTCGGCAACATAGTCGCAATGGAGAAAAAGATCAAGGACGGGCCGCTCACCCCCGGTATTCTGAAAGAAGCAAAGTATATGGGATTCTCCGACGAGAAGATATCGGAGCTCACTGGAGCACCGGAGCCAGACGTAAGGAAAAGAAGAACATCTGATGGTCTGACGCCAGTATACAGGATGGTGGACACCTGTGCGGCCGAATTCGCCGCCGGGACGCCGTACTTCTACTCAACGTACGGAATATCCAGCGAGGTCAAAAGGGACGACAGCAGAAAGAAGGTCCTGATCATCGGCGGCGGCCCGATAAGGATAGGCCAGGGGATAGAGTTCGATTACTGCTGCGTGCACGGTGTGATGGCCCTTCAGGAAGAGGGCGTCAGAGCGGTAATAATCAACAACAACCCCGAGACGGTCTCCACCGATTACGACGTATCCGACTGCCTGTATTTCGACCCAATAACAATGGAGGATGTCCTGAACGTCATAGAGGCGGAAGATATCGACGGCGTCATCGTGCAGTACGGAGGGCAGACGAGCGTGAATTTGGCGGTGGATCTGGATGAGGCGCTTGCCGGAACAAAGACCAAAGTGCTCGGTACCAGTCCGGATAATATGGACGTCGCCGAGGACAGGAGAAGGTTCTCGAAACTGATGGACGATCTGAGAATAAAACAGCCGATGTCCGGCACCGGCTACTCCTTCGAAGAGGCAAAGGGTATAGCGGAATCCATAGGATACCCGGTACTGGTAAGGCCGTCCTATGTTCTGGGCGGAAGGGCGATGGAGATCGTGTACTCAACGGGGGAGCTGCAGACGTATGTGGAGACCGCGGTCAGAGTGTCCAGGAACCACCCGATACTCATTGACAAATACCTCACGGAGGCGATAGAGATCGACGTGGATGTGGTCTCCGACGGCAAGGACGTGTACATAGGCGGGATAATGGAGCACATCGAGTATGCGGGCTGTCACTCCGGGGACGCGACGATGGTGCTTCCTCCTTTCACCCTGTCCAAAGAGATAATCGACGGGATAGTTGAGATAACATACAAAGTGGCTTTGGCGCTGGAGATAAAAGGCCTTATGAACCTTCAGCTGGCGGTCAAGGACAACGAGATATACATGATCGAAGCGAACCCGAGGGCGTCGCGTACGGTCCCCTTCATATCAAAGGCCACGGGGATCCCGCTGGCTAAGATAGGAACGAAGATCATGCTCGGAAAGACCCTGAAGGATTTCGGGCTGTCCGGATATAAGGAGATAGATCACTATGCGGTCAAAGCTTCCGTCTTCCCCTTCCTGAAACTGCCAGGTGTGGACTCCATACTCACGCCGGAGATGAAAAGCACGGGCGAGGTCATGGGCATCGACCAGGACTTTGACATCGCTTACTACAAGGCCCTGACAGCCGCCGGGAACAAGCTGCCGACGGAAGGCGGGGTCTACGTCACGGTCAATGATTCCGATAAGGAGAGGGTGCTGCCCGTGGCCAGAGAGCTCTCGGAGATGGGCTTCACCATCTACGCGACCAAAGGCACGTCAACGCATCTCAGGGAGAACGGAGTGGAAACGACGACCGTCTTCAAAATAGACGATAACATGAAACCCAATGCCATCGGGCTGATGAGGGAAGGCAGGATAAATCTCATTATCAACACACCGTCTCAGAAATCCGGGCCGGTAAGGGACGGGCATAAGATGAGAAGGCTCGCCGTTGAACTGGAGATACCTTTCCTGACGACCATACAGGGCGCGGATGCGGCGGTAGGCGCGATCAAGGTCGCCAAGGATCAGAACTTCATGGTAAGATCTATGAAAGAGTTCCACACTCTCTGA
- a CDS encoding cation:proton antiporter: protein MEEVAILLNMTILLLVAGICSVLFMKLKMPPIIGYLAAGIILANYWADGSEETETIVSIFSSIGLVLLMFCVGMELNLKKLRKSGAFAVLIALIQLPLIIIGAYLFGIFIGWDPIQSILFGAIISGSSTAVVTAVLKGQGKLSKEDVETIILITVIEDVAQVIILSMASPLLVGSVMELDSIVWMFMIILIFMVSAVSIGILFIPRALDWIASKMPDEILLVTVVGMCFAMALLSVWIGMSMAIGAFLMGVVVSQANSRTTIEHDVTSMKDIFMAMFFISVGLKIAISDIVDNITLIILIFVVYAVLKSSSLLLAYFIGNKPLRIGFMSAVSLVAMGEFAFIIAKAGLDAGVLSDSFYASVICAALVSMVVLPIMSQNSGKICDFVYGHAPKPVLSAVRRAESIRDDHYAKIALSSKSTSSRFKERATIAYLDVLLILAIEIVFLVFTSDMTNFLHGNVENLSFSACYTIILAVNFVAVAIPLYNLIKNLKFVEKVLIDSERKAEAKGEGNLQRRSIRFYKAFVRINNWTLVFLIDFVILILVPNNVGLIEHIWAMLCGIGVIVLIYAYKHRAGTD, encoded by the coding sequence TTGGAAGAGGTAGCAATTCTTTTGAATATGACGATCCTCCTGCTTGTTGCGGGGATATGTTCAGTCCTATTCATGAAATTGAAGATGCCTCCTATCATAGGATATCTCGCCGCCGGCATAATCCTTGCGAACTATTGGGCGGACGGGTCCGAAGAGACCGAGACCATCGTAAGCATCTTTTCCTCAATAGGACTGGTCCTCCTGATGTTCTGCGTCGGCATGGAACTCAATTTAAAGAAATTGAGGAAATCCGGAGCATTCGCCGTATTGATAGCTCTGATCCAGCTGCCGCTTATAATAATCGGAGCCTATCTTTTCGGTATTTTCATAGGATGGGATCCGATCCAATCTATCCTCTTCGGAGCCATCATCTCCGGATCCAGCACCGCTGTCGTAACAGCCGTTCTCAAAGGCCAGGGGAAACTTTCAAAGGAAGACGTGGAGACCATAATTCTGATCACTGTCATCGAAGACGTCGCACAAGTGATCATACTGTCCATGGCCTCGCCCCTGCTTGTGGGAAGCGTGATGGAATTGGACTCCATAGTGTGGATGTTCATGATAATCCTGATATTCATGGTCTCGGCGGTCTCGATAGGCATACTCTTCATTCCGCGCGCACTCGACTGGATAGCTTCCAAGATGCCGGACGAGATATTGCTGGTCACGGTCGTGGGCATGTGTTTCGCAATGGCGCTGCTGTCGGTCTGGATAGGAATGTCCATGGCCATCGGCGCATTCCTCATGGGGGTGGTGGTATCTCAGGCCAATTCAAGAACCACCATCGAACATGACGTGACGTCGATGAAAGACATCTTCATGGCCATGTTCTTCATTTCGGTCGGCCTGAAGATAGCTATCAGCGACATCGTCGATAATATCACCCTGATAATACTGATATTCGTAGTATATGCGGTCCTTAAGTCGTCAAGTCTGCTTCTTGCATACTTCATAGGGAACAAGCCTCTGCGTATAGGCTTCATGTCCGCCGTAAGCCTTGTGGCCATGGGAGAATTCGCCTTCATAATAGCGAAAGCTGGGTTGGACGCGGGAGTGCTGTCCGATTCTTTCTACGCTTCCGTGATATGCGCCGCGCTTGTATCGATGGTGGTCCTGCCGATCATGTCGCAAAATTCAGGTAAGATCTGTGACTTTGTATACGGTCATGCTCCGAAACCTGTTCTCAGCGCCGTCAGGAGAGCGGAGTCCATAAGGGATGACCACTATGCGAAGATAGCGCTTTCGTCCAAGTCAACCTCATCCAGATTCAAAGAGAGGGCCACGATCGCATATCTGGATGTCCTTTTGATATTGGCGATAGAGATAGTGTTCCTGGTATTCACGTCAGATATGACGAATTTCCTGCACGGCAATGTGGAGAATTTGTCTTTCAGTGCGTGTTATACGATAATTTTGGCGGTGAACTTCGTAGCGGTGGCGATCCCTCTGTATAATCTGATCAAAAATCTTAAGTTCGTAGAGAAGGTCCTTATCGACTCGGAAAGGAAGGCCGAGGCAAAGGGAGAAGGCAACCTTCAGCGCAGATCCATAAGATTCTATAAAGCGTTCGTGAGGATAAACAACTGGACGCTTGTGTTCCTCATTGACTTTGTGATATTGATCCTTGTGCCGAACAATGTCGGACTGATCGAACACATATGGGCAATGCTATGCGGAATCGGAGTAATAGTGCTGATCTATGCCTACAAACACAGAGCAGGCACAGATTGA
- a CDS encoding mRNA surveillance protein pelota, protein MNEIGIKRELFRIFMRILEQDADNGSISIMLEADEDVWHLFNVLEKGDLVTASTTRREDKPADKLRAERSEKKRMILGIRTEKIEFSEDDIRLRVLGTIETGPQDIGQYHTLIFEVGESLLITKTKWKDSQIGRLDRAVKESRKPKILFISLDQDDAVIAVLRQFGLKEIAAIRSMRSGKQYEEKTKEDGYHKEIIQKIEPLVSDDMPIVLLGPGFEKESLAEDLKGQGYKGIHVHHTGQSGMAGVNELIKTGMGAAILRESSVGMEMEAVEKLMSEIGKDGLATYGPNEVADAANAGAVETLLILDSKLREQDMDDIIRTVESQQGRVLIVSGQHDSGKVLSALGGMGALLRYKQY, encoded by the coding sequence TTGAACGAAATAGGAATAAAGAGGGAGCTCTTTAGGATATTCATGCGGATCCTCGAACAAGACGCCGACAACGGGAGCATAAGCATCATGCTGGAGGCTGACGAGGACGTCTGGCACCTTTTCAACGTCCTGGAGAAGGGGGATCTGGTCACCGCCTCCACTACCCGAAGGGAAGATAAGCCGGCGGACAAACTGAGGGCGGAGAGGTCCGAGAAGAAAAGAATGATCCTCGGCATAAGGACGGAGAAGATCGAGTTCTCGGAAGATGACATCAGGCTCAGGGTCCTGGGGACGATCGAGACCGGGCCGCAGGACATAGGTCAGTATCATACGCTGATATTCGAAGTGGGAGAGAGCCTTCTGATAACAAAGACGAAATGGAAGGATTCGCAGATCGGCAGATTGGACAGGGCGGTAAAAGAATCAAGGAAACCAAAGATACTGTTCATCTCCCTTGACCAGGATGACGCCGTGATAGCCGTGCTCAGACAATTCGGGCTGAAGGAGATCGCCGCCATCAGATCAATGAGGTCGGGGAAACAATACGAGGAAAAGACCAAAGAGGACGGCTACCATAAAGAGATCATACAGAAGATCGAGCCCCTCGTTTCGGATGATATGCCGATAGTGCTCCTCGGCCCGGGTTTTGAAAAGGAATCCCTCGCCGAGGACCTGAAGGGCCAAGGATATAAAGGGATACACGTGCACCACACCGGCCAGTCGGGAATGGCCGGCGTCAACGAACTTATCAAGACTGGAATGGGCGCCGCGATACTGAGGGAGTCCTCGGTCGGGATGGAGATGGAGGCGGTAGAGAAGCTTATGTCGGAGATCGGAAAGGACGGCCTCGCAACATACGGCCCGAACGAGGTAGCGGACGCCGCAAATGCCGGAGCGGTGGAAACCCTGCTCATCCTGGACTCGAAGCTGAGGGAGCAGGACATGGACGATATCATAAGGACTGTGGAATCGCAGCAGGGGAGGGTCCTGATCGTATCCGGACAGCATGACTCCGGGAAAGTGCTTTCAGCGCTAGGCGGGATGGGCGCATTATTGAGATATAAGCAATACTGA
- a CDS encoding ATP-binding cassette domain-containing protein → MLLKAQAVAKSFGPVKVLTDASIQINEGDSIGLIGINGAGKSTFLKILLGELKCDTGELIRYTDDVGYLEQFPESSPQFTVRDVLGRPYGRIENIKRKMREIEETMASGGNVDWNNLAAEYSQLERDLKESGIQDEGKLARSLKKVGLSQDIMGRTMDSLSGGERTKVMLSRILVQADDCDLLVMDEPTSHLDVETVEWLEDYLLKSHCSLLVISHDRYFLDKVAVRMTEISYGRTREYKGNYTDFVTKKMLDLDRMEKEYKKYVNNKKRQEEIAEQLHKDQWYLTTHKTREKLISKLEEKEKPEENKEITVRIQSAPKSGKNVITCKGLSVELGGRTILEDVELDIHKGEKIGVFGSNGEGKSTLIKALLEEIPSKGELWVAPGAKIGYYSQNHEGLDLGLTAEEQMLKIIGKERRGDARSILSRMLLTGEDVDRPVKTLSGGQRARVALCMLLLEETNLLVLDEPTNYLDIPARHAVEEALNEYDGTIIAITHDRYFLDTVCTKVAEVKDKHVRMFNGTYSEMRGRPNTKEVVMDADEYKVISPFTNWVTGKKYAKNDKVLIAPAETPGFQWALDQGKLKKTGGRQRKKVSTTKDEEK, encoded by the coding sequence ATGCTTCTGAAAGCCCAGGCCGTCGCGAAATCATTCGGCCCCGTAAAGGTCCTGACCGACGCAAGCATCCAGATCAACGAGGGGGACAGCATCGGTCTGATCGGAATAAACGGCGCGGGCAAGAGCACTTTTCTGAAGATCTTATTGGGGGAGCTGAAATGCGACACGGGGGAACTGATAAGATATACGGATGACGTGGGATATCTTGAACAATTTCCCGAGTCATCCCCGCAGTTCACCGTAAGGGATGTTCTCGGAAGGCCGTATGGCCGCATCGAGAACATAAAGAGGAAGATGCGGGAGATAGAGGAAACAATGGCATCCGGAGGCAACGTCGACTGGAACAATCTGGCGGCAGAATATTCCCAGCTGGAAAGGGACCTCAAAGAATCAGGCATTCAGGATGAGGGCAAACTTGCCAGATCTCTAAAAAAAGTAGGTCTGTCCCAAGATATCATGGGGCGCACCATGGATTCCCTGTCGGGCGGCGAAAGGACGAAGGTCATGCTCTCAAGGATACTTGTCCAGGCGGATGACTGCGACCTGCTGGTGATGGACGAACCCACCTCACACCTGGATGTCGAGACCGTCGAGTGGCTCGAAGATTACCTTCTGAAGTCTCACTGTTCTCTGCTGGTGATAAGCCACGACCGCTACTTCCTGGACAAGGTGGCCGTCAGAATGACCGAGATATCGTACGGCAGGACAAGAGAATACAAAGGTAACTATACCGACTTTGTAACAAAGAAGATGCTCGATCTCGACCGGATGGAAAAGGAATATAAGAAATATGTAAACAATAAGAAAAGGCAGGAAGAGATAGCCGAACAGTTACACAAAGACCAGTGGTATCTCACCACACACAAAACAAGAGAGAAGCTGATATCGAAACTTGAAGAAAAAGAGAAACCCGAAGAGAACAAGGAGATAACGGTCAGGATACAATCCGCCCCCAAATCCGGAAAGAACGTTATCACCTGCAAAGGATTATCGGTGGAACTGGGAGGGAGAACGATCCTTGAGGATGTCGAACTCGACATACACAAAGGGGAGAAGATCGGAGTCTTCGGATCCAACGGGGAAGGCAAATCGACCCTCATCAAAGCTCTGCTGGAGGAGATACCCAGCAAAGGCGAGCTGTGGGTGGCCCCGGGAGCGAAGATAGGGTATTATTCTCAGAACCACGAAGGACTGGACCTCGGCCTGACGGCCGAGGAACAAATGCTGAAAATCATCGGCAAGGAGAGGAGAGGGGACGCGCGTTCGATACTGTCAAGGATGCTCCTCACCGGGGAAGATGTGGACAGACCGGTCAAGACCCTGTCCGGCGGACAAAGGGCAAGGGTCGCGCTGTGCATGCTTTTATTGGAGGAGACCAACCTCCTTGTTCTGGACGAGCCCACCAACTATTTGGACATTCCCGCAAGGCATGCTGTCGAAGAGGCGCTGAACGAATACGATGGAACAATAATAGCCATTACCCACGACAGGTATTTTTTGGATACGGTATGCACCAAAGTGGCGGAGGTCAAGGACAAGCATGTGAGGATGTTCAACGGCACGTACTCGGAGATGAGGGGCAGGCCGAACACGAAAGAAGTGGTCATGGACGCCGATGAGTACAAGGTGATATCACCCTTCACCAACTGGGTGACCGGAAAGAAGTATGCCAAGAACGACAAAGTACTGATAGCTCCGGCGGAGACCCCAGGTTTCCAATGGGCGCTTGACCAGGGCAAACTGAAAAAGACGGGCGGCCGTCAGAGGAAGAAAGTATCTACGACAAAAGACGAAGAAAAATAA
- the carA gene encoding glutamine-hydrolyzing carbamoyl-phosphate synthase small subunit, producing MAKSYLVLEDGSVFEGEPFGHRAPAAGEVVFSTGMSGYQESLTDPASRGHIIVMTYPLIGNYGINDDFYRSETVQVRGLVVREYCKEPSPMYGGRTLDELLKRDKVPGISGIDTRELVIKIRTAGTLRGAFTEDKDNIEDLIKELKRTPFPSESDLAGEASCKRIERHSFGKDACVGILDLGDGNGIVKDLAQRFDVITFPYDTPADVITGHKVRGVIISGGPGDPSHPVMLRTAVRAASELSSQIPLLGICLGGQVAAAALGGKTYKMKFGHHGSNQPVKFDGRVFITSQNHGFAVDGSSLEKDLIADQINVNDGTVEGVRHRDLPFFTSQYRPEASLGPGDTSFLLSRFTKAVKEGRT from the coding sequence ATGGCGAAAAGTTATTTGGTCCTCGAGGACGGCAGCGTATTCGAGGGAGAGCCCTTCGGGCACAGGGCGCCGGCGGCGGGCGAGGTCGTATTCTCTACCGGCATGTCGGGTTATCAGGAAAGTCTGACAGATCCCGCGTCCAGAGGTCATATCATTGTCATGACCTATCCTCTGATAGGCAATTACGGGATAAACGATGATTTCTACCGGTCGGAGACCGTGCAGGTAAGAGGCTTGGTGGTTCGCGAATACTGCAAAGAGCCGTCGCCGATGTACGGCGGCAGGACCTTGGACGAACTTCTCAAGCGCGATAAGGTCCCGGGTATATCCGGAATAGACACAAGAGAGTTAGTGATAAAGATCAGGACCGCGGGGACGCTCAGAGGAGCCTTCACCGAAGATAAGGACAATATAGAGGATTTGATCAAAGAACTTAAACGCACGCCTTTCCCATCGGAAAGCGACCTAGCGGGAGAGGCATCATGCAAGCGCATTGAAAGACACAGTTTTGGGAAGGATGCCTGCGTGGGTATTTTGGACCTCGGGGACGGGAACGGGATAGTTAAGGACCTGGCTCAGAGATTCGACGTCATAACATTCCCTTACGATACCCCGGCGGATGTGATAACCGGCCATAAGGTCAGAGGCGTAATTATCTCAGGCGGTCCCGGGGACCCGTCGCATCCCGTGATGCTCAGAACGGCGGTCCGGGCGGCCTCGGAACTTTCTTCTCAGATACCTCTGTTGGGAATATGTCTGGGAGGCCAGGTCGCCGCGGCGGCTCTGGGAGGTAAGACCTATAAAATGAAGTTCGGCCACCACGGAAGCAATCAGCCCGTGAAGTTCGACGGCAGGGTGTTCATAACCTCTCAGAACCACGGATTCGCGGTTGACGGAAGCAGTCTTGAGAAGGACCTTATAGCCGACCAGATAAACGTCAACGACGGTACGGTCGAAGGCGTCAGGCACAGGGACCTTCCATTCTTCACGTCGCAGTACCGCCCGGAGGCGTCTCTCGGGCCGGGGGACACATCGTTCCTCCTCAGCAGATTCACTAAGGCGGTCAAGGAGGGGCGCACATGA